Proteins from a genomic interval of Macrobrachium nipponense isolate FS-2020 chromosome 28, ASM1510439v2, whole genome shotgun sequence:
- the LOC135201305 gene encoding uncharacterized protein LOC135201305, producing MATFDFLFKGQFSLFSYIVLSAFVILLMYLFMLACQLSGVCVKFMLWCADRWDELVDRYEGLTHSSGYSSPSDLSASAASHRMSEEEAEPRAVAAAGASNARESDGDDETTIINRDKERANYRTISL from the exons ATGGCAACCTTCGACTTTCTATTCAAGGGCCagttctctctcttcagttacATTGTCCTCAGTGCGTTCGTCATTCTCCTCATGTATTTGTTTATGCTGGCTTGTCAGCTGTCTGGTGTTTGCGTCAAATTTATGTTG TGGTGCGCTGATCGCTGGGATGAATTGGTAGACCGCTACGAGGGACTGACACATAGTTCTGGATACAGCTCTCCCAGCGATCTATCAGCATCTGCTGCAAGTCACAGGATGTCGGAGGAGGAGGCTGAGCCTCGcgcagtagcagcagcaggagcATCCAATGCCAGAGAATCTGACGGCGATGACGAAACTACAATCATTAACAGAGACAAGGAGAGGGCAAATTATAGGACGATATCGCTATAG